From Planctomycetota bacterium:
CAGCTCCAGGTTGCCGCGCTTTGTGACTTCGTTCTGAACGGCAATCAGGTCGTTGCAGCGACGACGCTTGTCCTCTTCGGCGACGTCGTCTTCGAACCGCTTGATCGCGACGGTGCCCGGCCGGGGTGAGTACTTGAAAACGAACGAGTTCTTGAAGCCGCACCGCTCCACCACACCGCGGCAGGTCTCGTACTCCGCCTCGGTCTCGGTCGGGAAGCCGACGATGAAGTCGCTAGCGAGGCTGACGTCGGGCATCTTCTCCTTGGCCCGGCCGATGAATTCTTCGTACTGGCCGATGGTGTAGCCGCGGTTCATCGCCTTGAGCAGGCGATCGCTGCCGTGCTGGGCCGGGACGTGGAGGTACCGGCAGATGCGATCGCAGTCGCGCATCGCGTCGAGCGCTTCGTCGGTGAAGTCGCGCGGGTAGCTCGTGACGAACCGCAGCCGCGGCAGTGCCGGCACCGCCTCGTGGATCTGGTAGAGCAGGTCGGCGAACGTCGTCGTTCGGCCGTCGCCGTGGTCGAAGGCGTAATGGTTGATGGTCTGCCCGAGCAGCGTCACCTCGATCGCCCCGCCGTCGACCAGCCGCTGCACCTCCGCCACGATGTTGCTCGGCGGCCGATGGACCTCCGGCCCGCGCGTGTATGGCACGACGCAGTACGTGCAGAACTTGTTGCATCCACGCGTGATCCGCACGTACGCCTGCCGCCCGACATCCGCCGGACTCGTCGCGCGGGACAGATCGAGCAGCTCCAGGTTGTCCTCGGCTGCGTCGCGTGTGGACGTGCGACGGGCCGTCGACCCCATCAGCGCCGATCGCTGCCCGTCGCGTTCACTGACGAGCGTCGCCAGCTTGTCCAACTCGCCCGGCCCGCAGAGCAGGTCGACGTGCGGGAAGCGGTCGAAGATCCGCAACCCGTCGCGTTCGGCCATGCAACCGATGACGCCGATCGTCAGGTCGGGCCGCTCTTCCTTGGCCTGCTTCAACTCGCCCAGCCGGCTCCAGACCTTCTGCTCGGCATGCTCGCGAACGCTGCAGGTGTTGAAGATCACCACGTCCGCCTCGTCCCGATCCGCCGTCGGCTCGTACCCGTCACGCCGCAGTTGCCCTGCGACGAGCTCGCTGTCGAGCACGTTCATCTGGCACCCGAAGGTTTCGAGGTAGAGCTTGCGCATCTTGCCGGGCATCGTGAGCACGGAGTTTAGCCCATGGTGGTGTGCGGCTGGGTAGACTTTGCTCATGCCAGCGGGCACCGACACTGTCGACGAGGCGCAAGAGGCGGCGGCGGAACGGCCGCATGATCAGCCGGAGCTGCATGCGACGGACGAAGCCTTGGAGGAGGTCGCGGCCGAGGGGCAAGAAGGGCTGGAGCTGCGGGAGAGCGAGGAGTCCTTCGCGCGGGCGGTCGAGGTCTTGCCGGGCGGCGTGTCGTCGCCGGTGCGGGCGTTCGGGGCGGTCGGTGGGACGCCGGTCTTCGTTCGGTGCGGCGCTGGTTGCCGGGTCGAGGACGTCGATGGGAACGTCTACGTCGATTACGTCGGCAGCTACGGGCCGTTGATCGCGGGGCATGCCAACGAGCGCGTGCTGGCGGCGATCAGCAAGGTGGCCGGACGTGGGACGACGTTCGGCTGTCCGACGACGCTGGAGATCGAACACGCCGAGACGATTCTGTCGGCCCTGCCGGGGCACGACCTGTTGCGATTCGTCAACTCCGGCACGGAAGCCGCCATGAGCTCGATCCGGCTGGCCCGGGCGGCGACGGGTCGGGACAAAATCATCAAGTGCGTCGGCTGCTACCACGGGCACGTCGACGCCCTGCTCGTCGAGGCCGGCAGCGGTGCGATGCAGCACGGCACGCCCTCCTCGCCGGGCGTCACGGAGTCGCTGACGCGGAACACGCTGCTGGTCGACTACAACGACCTCGAAGGCGCTCGCAAAGTCTTCGAGGAAAACCCCGACACCATCGCCTGTTTCGCGGT
This genomic window contains:
- the miaB gene encoding tRNA (N6-isopentenyl adenosine(37)-C2)-methylthiotransferase MiaB; amino-acid sequence: MPGKMRKLYLETFGCQMNVLDSELVAGQLRRDGYEPTADRDEADVVIFNTCSVREHAEQKVWSRLGELKQAKEERPDLTIGVIGCMAERDGLRIFDRFPHVDLLCGPGELDKLATLVSERDGQRSALMGSTARRTSTRDAAEDNLELLDLSRATSPADVGRQAYVRITRGCNKFCTYCVVPYTRGPEVHRPPSNIVAEVQRLVDGGAIEVTLLGQTINHYAFDHGDGRTTTFADLLYQIHEAVPALPRLRFVTSYPRDFTDEALDAMRDCDRICRYLHVPAQHGSDRLLKAMNRGYTIGQYEEFIGRAKEKMPDVSLASDFIVGFPTETEAEYETCRGVVERCGFKNSFVFKYSPRPGTVAIKRFEDDVAEEDKRRRCNDLIAVQNEVTKRGNLELVGRRLELMVEGPSKHAAKAYPASNVTLGSGFNRRAAVEQLVGR